The genomic stretch TTACCCTTGAGCCAGGGAGGCGTCACCTGATATTTGAGGACAGGGAGGGGTACTACACGCTGAAGGTTCTGTACTGCAAAGAGCCGGACACGGGGCTGTATGTTTGCGCAGCATCGAACGCTCTGGGAAACACCCTCAGtgctgttcacctgtctgtcaaAGGTAAGAGATACTTCGACATCCATAAACCTGCTTTTAAAATGGATTATATCAGTgtccacaacacaaacagattgatggatggatggatttccaATTTCATAAATAATCCAAAATAtcatgaagctgctgcagtgaatcatctaaaatgtattaaaccaTAGTCTTCGTTATGCCAAACAAGCACAAGACCAaagaacacaacacatttcaagAGATTCTGCACCAGCGTCACTTGCAAGACTTTCGAAATAACAACCAATGAAGTGTCCTGATGTGTCACCGATGCTCGTCTCCAGCCACACACATAAAACTTGGTCACATTAGCCTTTGTCGTGGCTAATTGCTTCCCCTGCATCGTTGAAATGTACGGCATCGCCTCAGCAGTTAATCATTTTGTCCTGATCCCTTGGTAATGGGCAGATAATTCTCAGGGTCACACGAGTCCTGCCCCGTGCCAGCTGCCTCTGTCACAAGCGCCCGTTTAGACCCGGGGTCAACGTGTCAGTCGTTAATATACGGGTAACACAGAGTGGCGTCGAAGCAACTGAGATTTGCTTCGTAATTATTTAGCGGTGACGAGAGAAACGGAAGAAGcttggaataaaataaatgggaaTAGTTCAAATAAAAGATGATTTAactcatttaaaacatgaatacCCCCAAAAATGTGCATGATAAAAATAACCTCACAAAAAGTTATATTAATTTTGAGTGTTACTAATTACTACCGCTATTAACTACATAATTAAAGgaattttacataaaataatctAAGTGATGTTCacaccagtgtgtttcatttaaattgtatgaatagtagttttctttaccctcaAAGTAAccctttatattattattattatattatattattaaatactatatatttacaccaggagtgggtcctctctgcggaggctgccatgttttttacagtagcccagactggacaaactaaacacattttgagttttatgaaaactgaaggctaccacaggtttcTATTTCtaattttacacactgaacctttaactttctgtctgtttattaattaaattaacttAAAGGATCacttaaataattaaataaacttaaaaaattgtgttttaataatcTAGAAATATTTAGTAAATTTAAACCATGCGCTGACTTGTAGttacattgtttgtgtttaaaacgATACAGTAAACTGAGACATGTAAAGAAATCTTCCATCATTACCCATTTCCCTTGTTCTCCAGGCCACACTGTCCGCTTCAGGCATCCATTAAAAGACGTGGAGGTGAGGGAGCGGGACGTTGCCGTGCTGGAGTGCGAGATGCCCGACGAGTCGCTCCCTGCCGCCTGGTACCTGGAGGACCAGAGGCTGATGCCCAGCAGTAAATACGGGATGGAGCAGAAAGGAAGCAGAAGAAGACTCACCATCCATGACGTCGGGACAGACGATGACGGCGTGTATCTGTGTGAGAGGCCTGACGGAGCGAAGAGCATCGCGGAGCTGTCAGTTAAAGGTACGATGTGCCGAATGCAGAATCACAGTATTTCGCATTAGTAAAAAAGTGAATTATTATGTGCAACGCTTTTACActataatcataataattaattattatcagtaagagagaaatgtgtcagtctgatataAACTTGTGCATCTACagtcaataaatcaaatattttgtctACTCACAGGTACTATTGTTCGTAAACTTCCTCGGAAGCTGGAGGTCCTCGAGGGCGAGAATGCAGTGTTCTGCgtggaggtggaggacgacGAGTTGGAGGTCCACTGGTTCAAGGACGGCCTGAAGCTGCACGAGACACACCAGACGATCCTCAAGACTTTTGGCAGAACTCACATCCTGGTCTTTGTCAACGTGGCCCACCACGACTCAGGGGTGGTGACGTTTGTCACCGGGGGATCCAAGACGTCATCACGCCTCAAGGTCAAAGGTACTTTTAGGAGACAACAATTCCTTTGCCTCATGGTTTTCTGAACTGGTTTATCAGATAATCATTTAATTCTTGTCTACAGAAACACCCAATagtccccttacattcaatcaagtcACAGATATTAGTCATCTAAAATATGACAGGTggcctctcatcctcctcctctctgtcctttaGCCTCCAGACACTGTCCCCCTATCGGCCCCGGGGGCGTCCAGATGGACGTAGATCGACCCAACAGCGCCCTTCTCACCTGGGTTCCTGCCCCCAACAGCCAGACGTCCACCCGCTCCATCTTCGTGCTGGAGAGACAAGAGGTGGGCTCCCAGGAGTGGCAGAAGTGCTTCAGCTCGGAGACCGCCACCTCAGCCGAGGTCGGCGGCGACAGCGTGCCGTGTGAAGGCGACTACCGCTTCCGCGTCTGCTGCATCAACAAGTACGGGCGGAGTGGTCACGTGGAGTTTCCCAAAGCCGTCCACCTGGGTGAGGAAAAGTACATATGCGTTATTGTGCGTGTGTCAATGTTAACCTGAAGAGAAAGAcattacatactgtatatatatatttaaaaacatttacgtTTTTAAATCGGTTTCCCTACCAATAGTTCATGTCAGTGTGGGGTGAGAATAACGTTGCAAACACatacaatttaatttagttGTAATTGTGCAGTTTCAAGCAAAGACTGGCTTGAAAACACTTATCTTGGTCGTGCTAGATGAGATCAGCGTGAACCCACATGTAGGAAACAAAGGGCAGGAAAGGGAAAAACCACATCATTCTTATCAGCTCCTCCTGTattctctttttccatttttcttagTTCCTGGGCCCAAAATTCACAGTCGCCTCCAGGGCTGTGAGGTTGTGGAGGGTGAGGACGCTCGCTTCTCCATCGAACTGTCTGCCTCCATGGTTGGAACCTGGTTTCTGAACAGCGCCCAACTGCAGCACGGCGGGCGGTACTCCATACAACAGTCCCAAACACAGCACTCGTTGGTTATCCATGACCCCCTCACGACGGAGGACACAGCAGAGGTCACGTTCATAGCCAACGGAGTCCGCGATTCGGCCGTGCTCAAGGTTAAACGTACGTGTTCAAATCGGTTCATTTTGCCAATAGTGGAATAATGTTTTTGGAGTTTgtttaatgtatattttcactTGTTTGCAGCTGCTGTGATCAAATTCAGCCCTCTGTCAGAATCAGACAGCAGTAAGACGGTGGAGAGTGGCGACGCTATTGTTCTCTACTGTGAGGTCTCCCACCCCTCGGCGAAGGTATCCTGGTTCAAAGATGGTGAGGAGCTCCAGCCGACCGACGGCCTCACCATCCAATCGGATGGGAACATGAGGAGGATTGTGATCCAGTCGGCTGACGCGGGTCACTCTGGAGTTTACACATGTGAGACTTCAGGGGACGTCATCAAATTCAACGTGGACGTTGAAGGTAAAAGACATTCGATTAACAAGTTCACCCTCCTAGTACCTTGGGTTTCGGCTGTTGACATCCTTCCCTCGCTGCTCCCGTCTGTTCAGGTCCTCCTGTACAGTTTGGGCCGGTCCCACAGGAGGAGCTCCATAAGAGCAGCATGGAACTGGACCCCGTGGTGCTGCTCTGCCACGTCTCCAGGGAGGATGCAGACGTCAAGTGGTAAAGTCCTGCCGGAGACATGGCGGAGAAATATCTCAAATTCTGCTTTGAATATGTTTGCATTCAGAGGCTTTGCACAAAAAATAGTTGTTCATTTTAAATCCTCATTGATCAAACACTGATTTGGTAAGATTCTAATAAAAAGGGATATCTTATAAAgggtttttgtatttttgttcaCTTTAGTCTGTTTCTAGCTTAATTTGTACAGCAATTACTACAAGTTTTGACAAAATTACAGTATTAACTCTTTACTTTTGTTTCCCCTAAGCCTGTTATTTGACACAATAGTGTTTTTGTCAAATCTGTGTCGCAGGTATAAGGACGGCCATGAGATCGTGCCCGGCGACAACATCACTCTGCAGACAGAAGGAACGGTGAGGAGGCTAATAATCCGCTCTGCAGACACCTCGGACGCTGGCAGCTACACCTGCCAGGCAGGAAACAACAGCATGGAGTTCACCGTCAATGTCAGAGGTACTGGGACATGTCTGACTCCTGCAGAAGATGCTTAAAACGAAGATCAACTCCTGAAAAATCAGATGAGACTTAAATTCTAGCTGTAATACAAACATGAACTGACCTGACGATGCTTCACAGAGCCTCCGGTGATGATCGTGGAACCTAAGGACGATGTTGTGATGGAGAGCTACATCTCAGAGGAGATCCACCTGCAGTGTGAACTGTCCCGTTCTGGCGGGAAGGTGCAGTGGTTCAAGGACGGCCAGGAGGTGGAGGCGAGCGACCACATCCAGCTGCTCACTGAGGGTCCGTACAGGAGGCTGACCGTCCTCTGTGGATCGGTAGAAGATGGCGGAGAGTACGTGTGCAAATCAGACGGAgactctgttttctttcagcttACTGTCGCAGGTTCGTTTGCACTTGCTTCTGCGATATTCCTGTTAAAAGTCCCGTTTATAAGATTAACTGGTCAAATGaagttacttttatttttcttcctgttcagAGCCGCTCATCAGAATCGTCTTTCCAACTCAACCAGAGGTGGAACTGAGCCACTTGGCCTCCGAGAGGCTGGAGCTCAGCTGTGAGATCTCGCAGTCAGATGCCCCTGTCCGATGGTACAGAGACGGCCTAGAGGTCGACGAGGGCCCTGACTTGATCCTTGAGGCGGACGGGTCTAAACGTCGGCTTGTTATACCCATGACCACAGTGGAGGACACAGGGGAGTACATATGTGACACTGAAGATGACTCTGTGGCGTTCCTGGTGACTATAACAGGTGAGAATGAGGACATTAAGGTGATTATTTAGCCACTTAAAGAGAATGTATAGAATTTCAATAGCATTTatgtctctttcctcttttatttaGAGCAACTCGTGACACTGAGTCGTCCCGAGAACACACCTGACGAACTGGAGAGTTTTGCCGGGAAACCGATTGTGATGGAGATCAACGTATCCCGGCCAAATGCAGAAGTCAGGTGGTGGCTGGATGGCAAAGAAGTAGAGGAGAGCAGTAACGTCACCATGGCAGAGGACGGGCTCATCCGTCGACTGACCATCCACGTTCCCACCCCGAAGGATTCTGGGAAATACACCTGCGACGCTGTTGATGATCAAATTGATTTCCACGTCAAAGTTTCAGGTAAGAGGCAAacgattatttttttaaatatcattttcagtgtcattattttatttctgcatcCTCAGAGCCTCCGGTGATGATCTTAAGAAAATCAGAGATAAAGACAAATCTAAAATCGCTGATTTCCGACGACATTGTGCTGGAGTGTGAACTCTCCAGAGCCAACGCCGTCGCCAAATGGTACAAGGACGGCTGTCGGATTGAGGGCGATGAAAGGTtctgtgaagaagaggaaggcgCTTTCCGCTCGCTGGTCATCCTCAACGCTGAGCTCAGGGACTGCGGAGAGTACTTCCTGGATGTTGGAGATGACAACATCGGCTTCCACGTTACAGTAGAAGGTAAAATCCCTTTAGAAGATTTAATGTTGACAGGAAACAAAGGTTATCACTTGTACAAATCACCTGTCTTCCCCCTTGTAGAGCCTCCAGTGACCATTGTAGGAAATTCAATTGACCCTGAATACCAGGAGATGGTGGCAGGTGAGGATCTGATCCTGGCCTGTGAGGTGTCCCGGGCCAATGCCCCTGTCCAGTGGTACTGCAACGACAGGCTGCTCGCCTGTGACCCGCGTACCAACATCGAGATCTACGGGACTCTGAGGAAAATCATCATCTCAAATGTGCAGCCCTCAGATTCTGGAAAGTATGTGTGCGACGCTGTGGGGGACAAGATGACCAGTGTCATCAGGATTCAAGGTACAGACGCAGGGTGTCGGGTCTCAAGCGTCTCCGAATaatcagattttaaaaagtcacctcatatttgcttcttttctctttggCGTCAAAGAACCTCCGGTAACGTTCGTGAACAAGGAGGAGGACATTGTCGTGACGGCGTACGAAGCCGAGAGCGTGACCTTGACGAGTTACGTGTCCAAGGAAAACGCTCAAGTACGTTGGCTGAGACACTGGGAGCCTGTCGAAGGCGAACGCTTCCGAGCACTCGTGGAGGGCCACAAACGCACCCTCACCATTGATCCTTTGAGGCGCTCTGATGCGGGCGAGTACACATGCGACGTCAACACGGATCAGATCCACTTCAGCCTGCTGGTCAAAGGTTAgaatttcagattatttttgtcaCTGGACACCGAACACCTCCGAGTTTACTGCAAAGTAATATCTATTTTGCTGCATTGCAGAAATGAGAATCAGGTTCGTGAGGCCACTCCAGGACACCGTGGCTCACGCTGATGGTATGGTGACCCTTCGCTGTGAGGTGTGCAAGCCAAAAGCAGACGTGCAGTGGCTGAAGAATGGCGTGGAGGTGGTTGCGAGCAGGAGGTTCTCCATTCGGGCGGACGGCGTGGAGCGAAGCTTGACCATCCACCGATTAACCAGAGAGGATACTGGGGAGTACATCTGTGAGTCCAGAGATGACCGGACCGTGGCGTCGCTCAGAGTAGAGAGTGAGTATGACCGGACTCAGATTTTCCGTCTTTTCTTACGTATGTTATCCGGTTGATGAACTTTCTTGTGTCTCGTCAGTGCCTCGAGTGGTGGAGTTCCTCACAGAGCTCCACAACACCACCGTGCTGGAGGGAGAAGATGCCACTTTCAAGTGCGTGGTTTCCCCCGAGGATATCCAGTTGGTGTGGCTCATGGACAACGAGGCGATGGAGCTGGGCGATCGTTTCCAGGCGACCCAGAATGGCCTTTGCCACACCTTGGTGATTAAGAAGTGCCAGATGTTGGACTGTTCAAGGATTTCAGCAGAGGCTGAGGGACAAATGAGCAAAGCCAGCCTCAAAGTTCAGGG from Hippoglossus stenolepis isolate QCI-W04-F060 chromosome 24, HSTE1.2, whole genome shotgun sequence encodes the following:
- the obsl1a gene encoding obscurin-like protein 1a; translation: MDIFGGAPRVVGYPRPVLAQCGTDATLRCQIGGDPRPDVIWERKNIQILSEGRYKLAEEGKAYLLTITGVTQQDAGQYICKARNSIGDTYAAASLKVEGVAQQQEEEQRQLGVNSVKQENGGHLNGYCEVQNGEHRGENGAEINGEHKCNGKFSEKREEADLISDEKPRFLIKPLSLRVDRGEDAAFSCKIWGTPVPEVTWEKDGKKLHDIFESSHFGVCSQDGGWFQLKIYRTRMPDKGVYTCRAVNCQGEALAGAILLVEPVPEREESKRSSLGQTNSQWSPKLRGGRLSSSRLKEETPVNPSAVKKFAVAEGKHAKFRCFVTGKPKPEIIWKKNGVTLEPGRRHLIFEDREGYYTLKVLYCKEPDTGLYVCAASNALGNTLSAVHLSVKGHTVRFRHPLKDVEVRERDVAVLECEMPDESLPAAWYLEDQRLMPSSKYGMEQKGSRRRLTIHDVGTDDDGVYLCERPDGAKSIAELSVKGTIVRKLPRKLEVLEGENAVFCVEVEDDELEVHWFKDGLKLHETHQTILKTFGRTHILVFVNVAHHDSGVVTFVTGGSKTSSRLKVKASRHCPPIGPGGVQMDVDRPNSALLTWVPAPNSQTSTRSIFVLERQEVGSQEWQKCFSSETATSAEVGGDSVPCEGDYRFRVCCINKYGRSGHVEFPKAVHLVPGPKIHSRLQGCEVVEGEDARFSIELSASMVGTWFLNSAQLQHGGRYSIQQSQTQHSLVIHDPLTTEDTAEVTFIANGVRDSAVLKVKPAVIKFSPLSESDSSKTVESGDAIVLYCEVSHPSAKVSWFKDGEELQPTDGLTIQSDGNMRRIVIQSADAGHSGVYTCETSGDVIKFNVDVEGPPVQFGPVPQEELHKSSMELDPVVLLCHVSREDADVKWYKDGHEIVPGDNITLQTEGTVRRLIIRSADTSDAGSYTCQAGNNSMEFTVNVREPPVMIVEPKDDVVMESYISEEIHLQCELSRSGGKVQWFKDGQEVEASDHIQLLTEGPYRRLTVLCGSVEDGGEYVCKSDGDSVFFQLTVAEPLIRIVFPTQPEVELSHLASERLELSCEISQSDAPVRWYRDGLEVDEGPDLILEADGSKRRLVIPMTTVEDTGEYICDTEDDSVAFLVTITEQLVTLSRPENTPDELESFAGKPIVMEINVSRPNAEVRWWLDGKEVEESSNVTMAEDGLIRRLTIHVPTPKDSGKYTCDAVDDQIDFHVKVSEPPVMILRKSEIKTNLKSLISDDIVLECELSRANAVAKWYKDGCRIEGDERFCEEEEGAFRSLVILNAELRDCGEYFLDVGDDNIGFHVTVEEPPVTIVGNSIDPEYQEMVAGEDLILACEVSRANAPVQWYCNDRLLACDPRTNIEIYGTLRKIIISNVQPSDSGKYVCDAVGDKMTSVIRIQEPPVTFVNKEEDIVVTAYEAESVTLTSYVSKENAQVRWLRHWEPVEGERFRALVEGHKRTLTIDPLRRSDAGEYTCDVNTDQIHFSLLVKEMRIRFVRPLQDTVAHADGMVTLRCEVCKPKADVQWLKNGVEVVASRRFSIRADGVERSLTIHRLTREDTGEYICESRDDRTVASLRVEMPRVVEFLTELHNTTVLEGEDATFKCVVSPEDIQLVWLMDNEAMELGDRFQATQNGLCHTLVIKKCQMLDCSRISAEAEGQMSKASLKVQEAQVMFTKRMEAVMAEELGDATLETEISLETGEVQWMRQGVVIQPGARHTLAQNGCKRSLTICNLNLSDRGTYRCETLHDRTQVKLNVEPRKIVIRKVLADQETFERETASFEVELSHADVEGIWQKDGIRVKPNNQWRVSTNGLVHSLTLSNLTLEDTGTIAFSGEGARTTARLTIKETPVSILRALADVRVEEELPATLECEFSRQNVEVRWLKNGAELKPGKNCRIYPMGRKRFCQILQCSCADSGTYTCDTGEINTSCSLEVYAHKLEIVQDLEDIYIQEDQNAVFMCEVSLVDVTGEWHKDGHKIRPTSTIKIRTEGTKHFLLMCNVTAEDAGEIRFVARDLESTAYLEVEELPVSIVKPLRDRTALEKHRVILECTVSSPRCGAAWFRGREELVAGGRVEILADGCSHKLVIQQVVVEDEGTYSIQVGEHTSEAKLLVEAQALVMVKELEDVEVTEPEPATFQCEVSVAIGKPPIWTLNGEALHSGPAVRLENHGTVHKLTLRSTSADMSGTVKFTTGKAKSSAALRVVEE